From a region of the Haloferax volcanii DS2 genome:
- a CDS encoding radical SAM protein: MTDPADLTVTIVDGYVDEPAHFGVPPYISTYPRFTAGAVVDAGVPESNVVYHTIDELREDRQKWRDVADADLMIYIGGMTVPGKYVGGTPAEPDEVRELAWVAEGTALMGGPIRFGVGDENAGGQDMERKNLDYDFVAKGDIEAAAYDLVDSGLEGFGNRMRDNEELDRWAAMGAFVVEQHPSHPDHLICEMETSRGCAYRCSFCTEPLYGNPAFRTADSVVKEVENLYDRGARHFRLGRQADILAFGGDGEAPNPDALRRLYGGIREVAPDLGTLHLDNVNPITIVGWPEKSREALRIIAEHNTAGDTAAFGLESADPVVQEENNLNVTADECFEAVKIVNEVAGWRPGDDPADAPTHGSDAANRLPKLLPGINLLHGLKGEREETFEHNKRFLQRVYDEGLMVRRINIRQVMAFDGTDMSDTGADIARDHKQLFKTYKTEVREEIDRPMLRRVAPAGTVLPNVHLEYHQDGRTFGRQLGTYPLLVGIPGERELGKTIDVAVVDHGYRSVTGVPYPLDFNEASMDELTAIPGIGRSTAGDIVVNRPYADAADVGVDADVTKYVQ, from the coding sequence ATGACCGACCCCGCCGACCTCACCGTGACTATCGTCGACGGATACGTCGACGAGCCGGCGCACTTCGGCGTGCCGCCGTACATCTCGACGTATCCGAGGTTCACCGCGGGTGCGGTGGTCGACGCGGGCGTCCCCGAGTCCAACGTCGTCTACCACACCATCGACGAACTCCGCGAGGACAGACAGAAGTGGCGCGACGTGGCCGACGCCGACCTCATGATTTACATCGGCGGCATGACCGTCCCCGGCAAGTACGTCGGCGGGACGCCCGCCGAACCCGACGAGGTGCGCGAACTCGCGTGGGTCGCTGAAGGCACCGCCCTGATGGGCGGGCCGATTCGCTTCGGCGTCGGCGACGAGAACGCCGGCGGCCAGGACATGGAGCGCAAGAACCTCGACTACGACTTCGTCGCCAAGGGCGACATCGAGGCGGCCGCCTACGACCTCGTCGACTCCGGGCTCGAAGGTTTCGGCAACCGCATGCGCGACAACGAGGAACTCGACCGCTGGGCCGCCATGGGCGCGTTCGTGGTCGAACAGCACCCGAGCCACCCCGACCACCTCATCTGCGAGATGGAGACCTCGCGGGGCTGTGCCTACCGCTGTTCGTTCTGTACCGAACCGCTGTACGGCAACCCCGCGTTCCGCACCGCCGACTCCGTCGTCAAGGAGGTCGAGAACCTCTACGACCGCGGCGCGCGACACTTCCGGCTCGGCCGGCAGGCCGACATCCTCGCGTTCGGCGGCGACGGCGAGGCTCCGAACCCCGACGCGCTCCGCCGGCTCTACGGCGGTATCCGCGAGGTCGCGCCGGACCTCGGCACGCTCCACCTCGACAACGTCAACCCCATCACCATCGTCGGCTGGCCCGAGAAGTCCCGCGAGGCGCTCCGCATCATCGCCGAGCACAACACGGCCGGCGATACCGCGGCGTTCGGCCTCGAATCCGCCGACCCCGTGGTGCAGGAGGAGAACAACCTCAACGTCACCGCCGACGAGTGTTTCGAGGCGGTCAAAATCGTCAACGAGGTCGCCGGCTGGCGACCCGGCGACGACCCCGCGGACGCGCCGACCCACGGCTCGGACGCCGCGAACCGCCTGCCGAAGCTCCTCCCCGGCATCAACCTCCTCCACGGGCTGAAAGGCGAGCGCGAGGAGACGTTCGAGCACAACAAGCGGTTCCTCCAGCGCGTCTACGACGAGGGCCTCATGGTCCGCCGCATCAACATCCGGCAGGTGATGGCGTTCGACGGCACCGACATGTCCGACACGGGTGCCGACATCGCCCGCGACCACAAACAGCTGTTCAAGACGTACAAAACGGAGGTCCGCGAGGAAATCGACCGGCCGATGCTCCGCCGGGTCGCCCCCGCGGGGACGGTCCTCCCGAACGTCCACCTCGAATACCACCAGGACGGCCGGACGTTCGGCCGCCAGCTCGGAACCTACCCGCTTTTGGTCGGGATTCCGGGCGAGCGCGAACTCGGGAAGACTATCGACGTGGCCGTCGTCGACCACGGCTACCGCTCCGTCACCGGCGTCCCCTACCCGCTTGACTTCAACGAGGCGTCGATGGACGAACTCACCGCCATCCCCGGCATCGGGCGGTCGACCGCCGGCGACATCGTGGTGAATCGCCCCTACGCCGACGCGGCCGACGTGGGCGTCGATGCCGACGTGACGAAGTACGTTCAGTAG
- a CDS encoding NAD(P)/FAD-dependent oxidoreductase, whose translation MNESARVAVVGAGAVGLTTAFDLAERGARVTLFERDVPGRGSTGRAAGICYDAYAEDIDAAVAGSAMDRFRSLSGEGGFAFHETPYVFLAREGDDAAAAALEESVERMRVHDRAVSLVGADELGDRFPIRTDDVLLAGVAENAGWADPAAYVDLFVEQCESAGVAFRVGDAVTLRTDPPAVAVDDVVTARFDAVVVAAGVHSRRLLADAGHPIALKPYRAQALVADCDYRGPTVYDATDESYLRPHPGGVLAGDGVEPVEPDPDDWDPTADDWFVADALDGVRHRTGIDGFDEAGEAAAEADQSDSAWAGLCGATPDRNPLVGAVAEGVYVAAGWHGHGFMWAPAIGERLAEAVLGDGRERIPAAFDPRRFDGDEEFAVVEGMTLDGD comes from the coding sequence ATGAACGAGTCAGCGCGCGTCGCGGTCGTCGGCGCGGGCGCGGTCGGCCTGACGACCGCCTTCGACCTCGCCGAGCGCGGGGCGCGAGTCACGCTGTTCGAGCGCGACGTCCCCGGCCGCGGGTCGACGGGCCGCGCCGCCGGCATCTGTTACGACGCCTACGCGGAGGACATCGACGCGGCCGTCGCCGGGAGCGCGATGGACCGCTTTCGGAGCCTGTCGGGCGAGGGCGGGTTCGCCTTCCACGAGACGCCCTACGTCTTTCTCGCGCGCGAGGGCGACGACGCGGCGGCCGCGGCCCTCGAGGAGTCGGTCGAGCGAATGCGCGTCCACGACCGCGCGGTGTCGCTCGTCGGAGCCGACGAACTGGGCGACCGGTTCCCGATTCGGACCGACGACGTGCTCCTCGCGGGCGTCGCTGAGAACGCCGGCTGGGCAGACCCCGCGGCCTACGTGGACCTGTTCGTCGAGCAGTGCGAGTCGGCCGGCGTCGCGTTCCGCGTCGGCGACGCGGTGACGCTTCGAACCGACCCGCCGGCCGTCGCCGTCGACGACGTGGTGACCGCCCGCTTCGACGCCGTCGTCGTCGCCGCGGGCGTCCACTCGCGCCGCCTGCTCGCCGACGCGGGCCACCCAATCGCGCTCAAACCCTACCGGGCGCAGGCGCTCGTCGCTGACTGCGACTACCGCGGGCCGACCGTCTACGACGCGACCGACGAGTCGTACCTGCGGCCGCATCCCGGCGGCGTCCTCGCGGGCGACGGCGTCGAACCGGTCGAACCCGACCCCGACGACTGGGACCCGACCGCGGACGACTGGTTCGTCGCCGACGCCCTCGACGGGGTTCGCCACCGGACCGGCATCGACGGCTTCGACGAGGCCGGCGAGGCGGCGGCCGAGGCCGACCAGTCGGACAGCGCGTGGGCCGGCCTCTGCGGGGCGACCCCGGACCGGAACCCGCTCGTCGGCGCGGTCGCTGAAGGCGTCTACGTCGCCGCCGGCTGGCACGGCCACGGCTTCATGTGGGCCCCGGCAATCGGGGAACGACTCGCGGAGGCGGTGCTCGGAGACGGTCGAGAACGGATTCCGGCCGCGTTCGACCCTCGCCGCTTCGACGGCGACGAGGAGTTCGCGGTGGTCGAAGGGATGACGCTCGACGGCGACTAG
- a CDS encoding class I SAM-dependent methyltransferase, giving the protein MKGKEWYQADEVAQEYDSKRFSKGGRLIDRREKEAVLAALGPVEDKNILEIACGTGRFTVMLAQEGANVVGLDISRAMMVQGREKARRAGVADRIEFLRGDAARLPFPDDHFDAVFAMRFFHLADAPAKFLAEMARVSKGQVFFDTFNDGSLRVAYNWLLPMGSRLYSERDVRRLLGDAGLDLAGAKHDFVIPFGFYRKVPNGIAQAFRSLDLAVGDSPLGDDLASVSYWNARVESADESSRAATRASDAE; this is encoded by the coding sequence GTGAAAGGAAAGGAGTGGTACCAGGCCGACGAGGTCGCCCAGGAGTACGACTCGAAGCGGTTCTCCAAGGGCGGTCGGCTCATCGACCGGCGAGAGAAGGAGGCGGTCCTCGCGGCGCTCGGCCCCGTCGAGGACAAGAACATCCTCGAAATCGCCTGCGGGACCGGCCGGTTCACCGTGATGCTCGCCCAGGAGGGGGCGAACGTCGTCGGACTGGACATCTCGCGGGCGATGATGGTACAGGGGCGAGAGAAGGCCCGCAGAGCGGGCGTCGCCGACCGCATCGAGTTCCTCCGCGGCGACGCGGCGCGGCTGCCGTTCCCGGACGACCACTTCGACGCGGTGTTCGCGATGCGGTTTTTCCACCTCGCGGACGCCCCGGCGAAGTTCTTAGCCGAGATGGCCCGCGTCTCGAAAGGACAGGTGTTCTTCGACACCTTCAACGACGGGAGCCTCCGGGTGGCCTACAACTGGCTGCTCCCGATGGGGTCGCGGCTCTACTCGGAACGCGACGTGCGGCGGCTGCTCGGCGACGCCGGACTCGACCTCGCGGGTGCGAAGCACGACTTCGTCATCCCGTTCGGCTTCTACCGGAAGGTCCCCAACGGCATCGCACAGGCCTTCCGCTCGCTCGACCTCGCCGTCGGCGACTCGCCGCTCGGCGACGACCTCGCGTCCGTGTCGTACTGGAACGCGCGGGTCGAATCCGCCGACGAGTCGTCTCGCGCGGCGACGCGGGCGAGCGACGCCGAGTGA
- a CDS encoding HalOD1 output domain-containing protein yields the protein MDDPFEDGVGSVVTTSVDRYDEVAVAITSAVATATELSPLELPPLSDIGVDPEALDVLFHPSHDPSRRFSFQYAGHLVSLFGDGTLTVHPLDE from the coding sequence ATGGACGACCCGTTCGAAGATGGAGTTGGGTCCGTGGTAACTACCTCCGTCGACCGGTACGACGAGGTGGCGGTCGCCATCACTTCGGCGGTCGCGACGGCCACGGAACTCAGCCCACTCGAACTCCCGCCGCTCTCGGACATCGGCGTCGACCCCGAAGCCCTCGACGTTCTCTTTCACCCCTCTCACGACCCGTCTCGGCGGTTCTCGTTCCAGTACGCGGGACACCTCGTCTCGCTGTTCGGCGACGGGACGCTCACCGTCCACCCGCTCGACGAGTAG
- a CDS encoding TRAM domain-containing protein, with translation MEISDKLLCLFNADVRTEDDRYVVEIPRREVETGTVEPGETYRVALISRESNEPAESEPNAGPTPTNEPQPPVEAGELRYVEIEDIGKQGDGIARVERGYVIIVPGTEVGERVKVEITEVKSNFAVGEVVEDDF, from the coding sequence GTGGAAATCTCAGATAAACTCCTGTGTCTGTTCAATGCTGACGTTCGCACCGAGGACGACCGCTACGTCGTCGAAATTCCGCGCCGCGAAGTCGAGACCGGGACCGTCGAACCCGGCGAGACGTACCGCGTCGCGCTCATCTCCCGCGAATCGAACGAACCCGCCGAGTCCGAACCGAACGCCGGACCGACGCCCACGAACGAACCGCAACCGCCCGTCGAAGCCGGCGAACTCCGCTACGTCGAAATCGAGGACATCGGCAAGCAGGGCGACGGTATCGCCCGCGTCGAACGCGGCTACGTCATCATCGTTCCCGGCACGGAAGTCGGCGAGCGCGTGAAAGTCGAAATCACCGAAGTCAAGTCTAACTTCGCCGTCGGCGAGGTCGTCGAAGACGACTTCTGA
- a CDS encoding amidohydrolase family protein: MLELEHGFRVVDVNARLDPDERSVAVRGREISPERLERELHQAGVVRAVVSPGAQRVAGSYLRPNNAVARMSVDRPFLAFARINGPRDPSGRASARLRNFRSSRADHHADPDDIEQYAYDDRFHGFSLAPAVDGLPDDETLAMLEDVGLPVFVEGGQAFEPSAVAQSLLGRFPVILSGFGGFPLDRGLMDEAIDLLDDHEDLYLDTSFVRYRSVLERALLEHPDRVLFGSGAPETHPNVGVMEILTLDVSEDALAKAFSKNAARVIAALGPGEQ; encoded by the coding sequence ATGCTGGAGTTGGAACACGGGTTCAGGGTCGTGGACGTGAACGCCCGCCTCGACCCCGACGAGCGGTCGGTCGCGGTACGCGGGCGGGAGATAAGCCCCGAGCGCCTGGAGCGCGAACTGCATCAGGCGGGCGTCGTTCGCGCCGTCGTCTCGCCGGGCGCACAGCGGGTCGCGGGGAGCTACCTCCGCCCAAACAACGCTGTCGCGCGGATGAGCGTCGACCGCCCGTTTCTGGCGTTCGCCCGCATCAACGGCCCGCGCGACCCGAGCGGCCGGGCCTCGGCGCGACTCCGGAACTTCAGGTCGTCGCGGGCGGACCACCACGCCGACCCCGACGACATCGAACAGTACGCCTACGACGACCGCTTCCACGGTTTTTCGCTCGCGCCGGCGGTCGACGGGCTCCCGGACGACGAGACGCTGGCGATGCTGGAGGACGTGGGGCTGCCGGTCTTCGTCGAGGGCGGGCAGGCCTTCGAGCCGAGCGCCGTCGCCCAGTCGCTGCTCGGGCGGTTCCCGGTCATCCTGTCGGGGTTCGGCGGCTTCCCGCTCGACCGCGGGCTGATGGACGAGGCTATCGACCTCCTCGACGACCACGAAGACCTCTATCTCGACACGAGTTTCGTCCGCTACCGGAGCGTGCTCGAACGCGCGCTGCTCGAACACCCGGACCGGGTGCTGTTCGGCAGCGGCGCGCCCGAGACCCACCCGAACGTGGGCGTCATGGAGATACTGACGCTCGACGTGTCGGAAGACGCGCTGGCGAAGGCGTTCTCGAAGAACGCGGCGCGGGTCATCGCGGCGCTCGGCCCCGGAGAACAGTAA
- a CDS encoding helix-turn-helix domain-containing protein produces the protein MCLIAEVVAPLSAVPLGSAVEEHDVEVELERSVPTASRSVSFVWVRGPDAASFGEAVRSLPSVDDLTLVESVSGRVLYGVSWNVSQVPIFDALAERDAVLLECRSTVDSWWLKLRVSSYRVLTDLRREWAAHGIDTEFDRITTVAAEEAPPGEELTDAQLETLLLALERGYFDEHRATSLAELGAELGISRQAVAARLKRAYRTLAERIRDERPPQ, from the coding sequence GTGTGCCTCATCGCCGAGGTCGTTGCGCCGCTGTCCGCGGTCCCGCTCGGGTCCGCGGTCGAGGAACACGACGTGGAAGTCGAACTGGAACGCTCCGTTCCGACCGCCTCGCGGTCGGTGTCGTTCGTCTGGGTCCGCGGTCCCGACGCGGCGTCGTTCGGGGAGGCGGTGCGGTCGCTTCCGAGCGTCGACGACCTCACGCTCGTCGAATCCGTCTCGGGGCGGGTGCTCTACGGCGTCAGCTGGAACGTCTCACAGGTCCCGATTTTCGACGCGCTGGCCGAACGCGACGCGGTCCTCTTGGAGTGCCGCTCGACCGTCGACTCGTGGTGGCTCAAGCTTCGGGTGTCGTCGTACCGGGTGCTGACCGACCTCAGACGCGAGTGGGCGGCCCACGGCATCGACACCGAGTTCGACCGCATCACCACGGTCGCGGCCGAGGAAGCGCCGCCGGGCGAGGAGCTGACCGACGCGCAGCTCGAAACCCTGCTGCTCGCGCTCGAACGCGGCTACTTCGACGAACACCGGGCCACGTCGCTGGCCGAACTCGGCGCGGAACTCGGCATCTCGCGGCAGGCGGTCGCCGCCCGCCTCAAACGCGCGTACCGGACGCTCGCAGAGCGAATTCGAGACGAGCGACCCCCACAATAG
- a CDS encoding winged helix-turn-helix domain-containing protein: MSTTTAEPDTEDLLSEAEFRERLRELPPSAKLVAKVLESDAPLSQGQLAEESLLPDRTVRYALNRLEESDLVGSRYSFKDARKQVYFLNT, encoded by the coding sequence ATGAGCACCACCACCGCAGAGCCAGATACTGAAGACCTGCTCTCGGAAGCCGAGTTCCGAGAGCGCCTCCGCGAGCTTCCCCCGAGCGCGAAGCTCGTCGCAAAAGTCCTCGAAAGCGACGCGCCCCTCTCGCAGGGCCAGCTCGCGGAGGAGTCGCTGCTGCCGGACCGTACCGTCCGCTACGCGCTCAACCGTCTCGAAGAGTCCGACCTCGTCGGCTCGCGCTACTCCTTCAAGGACGCGCGAAAGCAGGTCTACTTCCTCAACACGTAA
- a CDS encoding DUF7388 family protein, which yields MLTAERAVSKAGLDAVALKPAECDVREALSVPLDVVAIDYEGRERLPDEDVLRDLAAEKEVRLTTPVRTDGFDPLGDDSLYEWLPDGVRQVLVAGHGAYLTDDEARRAVAPRLRAARERAPDAWVGTEGIERIALAAGGTQYELLSRSTRRDVRALRAAGFGGEVALYAPTALTDDDDEILDAVGAYVSRRRPVARALPDDAATDASAEGRAREVLLKASRDYALIGSVDDIRRRIDDLRDAGIDLVVGYPARGVDEFAE from the coding sequence ATGCTGACCGCCGAGCGTGCGGTCTCGAAAGCCGGTCTGGACGCAGTCGCGCTCAAACCCGCCGAGTGCGACGTGCGCGAGGCGCTTTCGGTCCCGCTGGATGTCGTTGCCATCGACTACGAGGGCCGCGAGCGGCTCCCCGACGAGGACGTACTGCGCGACCTCGCGGCCGAAAAGGAGGTCCGACTGACCACGCCGGTCCGCACCGACGGCTTCGACCCGCTCGGCGACGACTCGCTGTACGAGTGGCTCCCCGACGGGGTTCGGCAGGTGCTCGTGGCCGGCCACGGCGCGTATCTGACGGACGACGAGGCGCGCCGCGCGGTCGCCCCCCGGCTCCGCGCCGCGAGGGAGCGCGCGCCCGACGCGTGGGTCGGCACCGAGGGCATCGAGCGAATCGCCCTCGCCGCCGGCGGCACCCAGTACGAACTCCTCTCGCGGTCGACCCGCAGAGACGTTCGGGCGCTCCGGGCGGCCGGCTTCGGCGGCGAGGTCGCGCTCTACGCCCCGACCGCCCTCACCGACGACGACGACGAGATTCTCGACGCCGTCGGCGCGTACGTCTCCCGTCGCCGCCCCGTCGCTCGCGCGCTCCCCGACGACGCCGCGACCGACGCCTCGGCCGAGGGTCGCGCCCGCGAGGTGCTCCTGAAGGCCTCGCGCGACTACGCGCTCATCGGCTCGGTCGACGACATCCGCCGGCGAATCGACGACCTCCGCGACGCCGGTATCGACCTCGTGGTCGGCTACCCCGCCCGCGGCGTCGACGAGTTCGCCGAGTAG
- a CDS encoding glycosyltransferase family 2 protein — MDLSVVLPTLNGRDRLATSLDALAEHAPDAEVVVVNGPSADGTTGMVRERDDVDVLVEISDRNLNVARNAGLEVAGGDVVALLRYDLSVESSWLSALEAGIADGDVVTGPMHQTLRNGMTTESLERNAIGGRTVTYFNGGNVAFRRGAIDALDGFDEYLQTGGARDAAHRLAGFDRSVAWAPEMCVRREFEADGGVSERDWGWKYRSLTYRLVKNYGIRPGTVKRTVTHAVSDGVDAALGVLRGDVTPSGWVGSVRDVVGGIATGVSDGLVARARDRTRTRNPHGRSKRADRAVARYDRR; from the coding sequence ATGGACCTCTCGGTTGTGCTCCCGACGCTCAACGGTCGGGACCGGCTCGCCACCAGCCTCGACGCGCTGGCCGAGCACGCCCCCGACGCGGAAGTCGTCGTCGTCAACGGTCCCTCCGCCGACGGCACGACCGGGATGGTGAGAGAGCGCGACGACGTGGACGTGCTGGTCGAAATCTCCGACCGCAACCTCAACGTCGCCCGTAACGCCGGCCTCGAAGTCGCCGGCGGCGACGTGGTCGCACTCCTTCGATACGACCTCTCCGTCGAGTCGTCGTGGCTGTCGGCGCTCGAAGCCGGCATCGCCGACGGCGACGTGGTTACCGGGCCGATGCACCAGACGCTCCGCAACGGCATGACGACCGAGTCGCTCGAACGGAACGCCATCGGCGGCCGCACGGTGACGTACTTCAACGGCGGCAACGTCGCGTTCCGCCGCGGGGCCATCGACGCCCTCGACGGCTTCGACGAGTACCTCCAGACGGGCGGCGCGCGCGACGCGGCCCACCGCCTCGCCGGGTTCGACCGCTCCGTCGCGTGGGCTCCCGAGATGTGCGTCCGCCGCGAGTTCGAGGCCGACGGCGGCGTCTCGGAGCGCGACTGGGGCTGGAAGTACCGCTCTCTGACCTATCGACTCGTGAAGAACTACGGCATCAGACCGGGGACCGTCAAGCGGACGGTGACACACGCGGTTTCGGACGGCGTCGACGCCGCCCTCGGCGTCCTGCGAGGCGACGTGACGCCGTCGGGCTGGGTCGGGTCCGTCCGCGACGTGGTCGGCGGCATCGCCACGGGCGTCTCCGACGGGTTGGTCGCCCGCGCCCGCGACCGAACTCGCACGCGGAACCCCCACGGCCGGTCGAAGCGCGCCGACCGCGCCGTCGCCCGATACGACCGGCGCTGA
- a CDS encoding DUF7559 family protein, producing the protein MPATLEVKCANEDCELDMFELHYTYDMPDDVTVADFSCPYCGESRALEEIQL; encoded by the coding sequence ATGCCCGCGACCCTCGAAGTCAAGTGCGCCAACGAGGACTGCGAACTCGACATGTTCGAGCTGCACTACACCTACGACATGCCCGACGACGTGACGGTGGCGGACTTCTCCTGTCCGTACTGCGGCGAGTCCCGCGCCCTGGAGGAGATTCAGCTATGA
- a CDS encoding YkgJ family cysteine cluster protein — MDLDAELDRARDLDVSELADAIESIGFECTRCGACCKGYEGDDGPEPHTATVFPDEVRALQEAGGDDSKGESGTPMEWRDVARPMPYGLVEGDDGPEGETFEWALQTTACGDCRFYEGDDSGRGACQVHEDRPLICETYPFSVALGGTSQPMGEAVDEEGVVRAHECEGLGRDISRADAEELARALKERAVRELREARGVTDAYESVETGPGEVVVHDSEGAKRPDGTRVQ, encoded by the coding sequence ATGGACCTCGACGCCGAACTGGACCGCGCCCGCGACCTCGACGTGTCGGAACTCGCCGACGCCATCGAGTCCATCGGCTTCGAGTGCACGCGCTGCGGGGCCTGCTGTAAGGGCTACGAGGGCGACGACGGCCCCGAACCGCACACGGCGACCGTCTTCCCCGACGAGGTGCGCGCCTTGCAGGAGGCCGGCGGAGACGACTCGAAAGGCGAGTCGGGAACCCCGATGGAGTGGCGGGACGTGGCCCGACCGATGCCCTACGGCCTCGTCGAGGGCGACGACGGCCCCGAGGGCGAGACGTTCGAGTGGGCGCTCCAGACGACCGCCTGCGGCGACTGCCGATTCTACGAGGGAGACGACTCCGGGCGGGGCGCTTGTCAGGTCCACGAGGACCGCCCGCTCATCTGCGAGACCTACCCGTTCAGCGTCGCCCTCGGCGGCACGAGCCAGCCGATGGGCGAGGCCGTCGACGAGGAGGGCGTCGTCCGCGCCCACGAGTGCGAGGGCCTCGGCCGGGACATCTCCCGGGCGGACGCGGAGGAACTGGCGCGGGCGCTGAAAGAGCGAGCGGTTCGAGAGCTCCGCGAGGCGCGGGGCGTCACCGACGCGTACGAGTCGGTCGAGACCGGGCCGGGCGAGGTCGTCGTCCACGACTCGGAGGGCGCGAAACGGCCCGACGGGACGCGGGTTCAGTAG
- a CDS encoding Hsp20/alpha crystallin family protein, producing the protein MSDLRKYGESAANAVLERVGRGVSQMQERKPLAHDLLESEDAYLVVFDAPGARAEDVQVRFLDGEVEIRIDRFRDFHEGYEMRFPGRGLTLSGTATIPSDASVEAAEGTATVGKHGTLQIRIPKDERASDIAVTEEEDEADGEADTESDDEVDFGDVDDQDA; encoded by the coding sequence ATGAGCGACCTGCGGAAGTACGGCGAGTCGGCGGCGAACGCCGTCCTCGAACGGGTCGGCCGCGGCGTCAGCCAGATGCAGGAGCGCAAGCCGCTCGCCCACGACCTGCTCGAATCCGAGGACGCCTACCTCGTCGTCTTCGACGCGCCCGGCGCACGCGCCGAGGACGTGCAGGTCCGCTTCCTCGACGGCGAGGTCGAGATTCGCATCGACCGCTTCCGCGACTTCCACGAGGGCTACGAGATGCGCTTCCCCGGCCGCGGCCTCACGCTCTCGGGGACGGCGACCATCCCCTCCGACGCCTCGGTCGAAGCCGCCGAGGGAACCGCCACGGTCGGCAAGCACGGCACGCTCCAGATTCGGATTCCCAAGGACGAACGCGCGAGCGACATCGCCGTGACCGAGGAGGAAGACGAAGCCGACGGCGAGGCCGACACCGAGTCCGACGACGAAGTCGACTTCGGCGACGTGGACGACCAAGACGCCTGA
- a CDS encoding MBL fold metallo-hydrolase: MHATRVSVLVATATRAPTGATNAYLVAGGGDTLLVDPAARTDRLDDLVAREGVDHLAVTHTHADHVGAVAAYARETGATVWCRRGRERAFSAATGVDPDRTFAEGTTVPVGAGVEVLDTPGHARDHVSFVAGDDVLCGDLAVAEGSVVVGAPEGDVRAYLVALRRLHARGPERLRPGHGPEITDPRATLARLVAHRNDRERAVLDAVRAGNATPDAVTDAAYDKDVSAVRDLARATVVAHIEKLAAERRVRWDPEAERVEPR; the protein is encoded by the coding sequence ATGCACGCCACGCGCGTCTCCGTCCTCGTCGCAACCGCAACCCGCGCGCCGACCGGCGCGACGAACGCCTACCTCGTCGCCGGCGGCGGCGACACGCTGCTCGTCGACCCCGCGGCCCGCACCGACCGCCTCGACGACCTCGTCGCGCGCGAGGGCGTCGACCACCTCGCGGTCACCCACACCCACGCGGACCACGTCGGCGCGGTCGCCGCCTACGCCCGCGAGACCGGCGCGACGGTCTGGTGTCGTCGCGGCCGCGAGCGCGCCTTCTCGGCCGCGACCGGAGTCGACCCCGACCGGACGTTCGCGGAGGGGACGACCGTCCCCGTCGGCGCGGGCGTCGAGGTGCTCGACACGCCGGGGCACGCCCGCGACCACGTGAGCTTCGTCGCCGGCGACGACGTGCTCTGCGGCGACCTCGCGGTGGCCGAGGGCAGCGTCGTCGTGGGCGCGCCCGAGGGCGACGTTCGGGCCTACCTCGTCGCGCTCAGGCGACTCCACGCGCGCGGTCCCGAGCGACTGCGTCCGGGTCACGGCCCCGAAATCACGGACCCGCGGGCGACGCTCGCGCGACTCGTCGCGCACCGAAACGACCGCGAGCGGGCCGTCCTCGACGCGGTGCGCGCCGGGAACGCGACGCCGGACGCCGTGACCGACGCCGCCTACGACAAGGACGTGTCCGCCGTGCGCGACCTCGCCCGCGCGACGGTCGTCGCCCACATCGAGAAACTGGCCGCCGAGCGGCGGGTCCGCTGGGACCCCGAGGCCGAGCGAGTCGAACCGCGATAG